A genomic stretch from Penaeus vannamei isolate JL-2024 chromosome 6, ASM4276789v1, whole genome shotgun sequence includes:
- the LOC113823295 gene encoding uncharacterized protein isoform X1 yields the protein MLESNSRTLSDTSLGNINRVFFPSLDRRFNPVQFCRAFAMDWSNEMTRKLIDEYEKQPSLWDVFCPEFKDREHKNNAWKEMAESAGVDVPEVQRKIHNLRNQWNAEHRKMMERKFSSGSEGPKSKWPYYDSLSFIKMSLEAKRGRSNYNEKEDLTRRDTLECHGTMSFGSPHRSSRKRKVIDEDYMATAVEFFQKPTVKNESRDEFSIFADHVASELRQLEDRHVLAIAKHKINTVLFEASTGVYDHMSPVQPHQELCETTTWSHQISPDLGHSPQSNISSVSSPESKQTLNT from the exons ATGTTGGAGAGCAACTCTCGGACACTCTCTGACACATCTCTCGGAAACATAAACAGAGTGTTTTTTCCATCTCTCGACAGACGCTTCAACCCGGTGCAGTTCTGCCGTGCTTTTGCGATGGATTGGAGTAACGAAATGACCCGAAAGTTGATAGATGAATATGAGAAGCAGCCATCTCTGTGGGACGTGTTTTGCCCGGAATTTAAGGACCGGGAACACAAAAATAACGCCTGGAAGGAAATGGCTGAGAGTGCTGGTGTCGATGTGCCAGAAGTCCAGAGAAAAATACACAATCTCCGCAACCAGTGGAACGCGGAACACCGGAAGATGATGGAAAGGAAGTTTAGTTCAGGATCAGAAGGGCCCAAGTCCAAGTGGCCCTACTACGATTCTTTATCTTTCATAAAAATGTCACTTGAAGCAAAGAGGGGAAGATCTAACTATAATGAG AAAGAAGATTTAACTCGCCGTGACACATTAGAATGTCATGGCACTATGTCTTTCGGTAGCCCTCACAGATCATCCCGTAAAAGAAAAGTTATAGATGAAGACTACATGGCCACAGCCGTAGAGTTCTTCCAGAAACCGACGGTCAAAAATGAAAGCAGAGATGAATTCTCAA TTTTTGCCGACCATGTTGCAAGTGAACTTCGCCAGCTTGAAGACCGACACGTGCTTGCTATTGCTAAGCACAAAATCAACACTGTCCTCTTCGAAGCATCAACTGGAGTGTATGATCACATGTCACCCGTCCAGCCTCACCAGGAACTTTGCGAAACGACTACTTGGAGTCATCAGATCTCGCCTGACCTGGGACATTCGCCTCAATCTAACATCAGCTCCGTATCTTCTCCTGAATCAAAACAGACATTGAATACATAG
- the LOC113823295 gene encoding uncharacterized protein isoform X2: protein MDWSNEMTRKLIDEYEKQPSLWDVFCPEFKDREHKNNAWKEMAESAGVDVPEVQRKIHNLRNQWNAEHRKMMERKFSSGSEGPKSKWPYYDSLSFIKMSLEAKRGRSNYNEKEDLTRRDTLECHGTMSFGSPHRSSRKRKVIDEDYMATAVEFFQKPTVKNESRDEFSIFADHVASELRQLEDRHVLAIAKHKINTVLFEASTGVYDHMSPVQPHQELCETTTWSHQISPDLGHSPQSNISSVSSPESKQTLNT from the exons ATGGATTGGAGTAACGAAATGACCCGAAAGTTGATAGATGAATATGAGAAGCAGCCATCTCTGTGGGACGTGTTTTGCCCGGAATTTAAGGACCGGGAACACAAAAATAACGCCTGGAAGGAAATGGCTGAGAGTGCTGGTGTCGATGTGCCAGAAGTCCAGAGAAAAATACACAATCTCCGCAACCAGTGGAACGCGGAACACCGGAAGATGATGGAAAGGAAGTTTAGTTCAGGATCAGAAGGGCCCAAGTCCAAGTGGCCCTACTACGATTCTTTATCTTTCATAAAAATGTCACTTGAAGCAAAGAGGGGAAGATCTAACTATAATGAG AAAGAAGATTTAACTCGCCGTGACACATTAGAATGTCATGGCACTATGTCTTTCGGTAGCCCTCACAGATCATCCCGTAAAAGAAAAGTTATAGATGAAGACTACATGGCCACAGCCGTAGAGTTCTTCCAGAAACCGACGGTCAAAAATGAAAGCAGAGATGAATTCTCAA TTTTTGCCGACCATGTTGCAAGTGAACTTCGCCAGCTTGAAGACCGACACGTGCTTGCTATTGCTAAGCACAAAATCAACACTGTCCTCTTCGAAGCATCAACTGGAGTGTATGATCACATGTCACCCGTCCAGCCTCACCAGGAACTTTGCGAAACGACTACTTGGAGTCATCAGATCTCGCCTGACCTGGGACATTCGCCTCAATCTAACATCAGCTCCGTATCTTCTCCTGAATCAAAACAGACATTGAATACATAG